One Pullulanibacillus sp. KACC 23026 DNA segment encodes these proteins:
- a CDS encoding ABC transporter ATP-binding protein, whose amino-acid sequence MSQERSGNRAGGPPRNFGRPGHGPGRFGMPVQKPKDFMGTLKRLLRYLRPHSFQLALVVLMAVLSTAFSIFSPRVMGYATTKLFEGVMAKLKGVPGAHIDYHYIFRILTILVILYVVSAIFSYFQQYLMAGVAQKTVFDLRKEVDQKLFRLPLRFFDQRSTGDLLSRVTNDVDNISSTLQQSLTQLITAIVTLIGILVMMLSINGWLTLFTFLTLPLSLIATKQFATRSQNYFKGQQKALGKLNGHVEEMVTGHTIVKAFGREKASIKQFNDINNELYESGWRAQFVSGMIMPIMMFIGNIGYVIIAVVGGIFVTKRMITIGDVQAFLQYSRQFNQPITQVANISNVIQSTIASAERVFELLDETEQSPEPIDAPKLKAPKGNISFKNVSFSYKQESPLIEDLNINVKSGQKVAIVGPTGAGKTTLVNLLMRFYEVDKGTITIDDVPITAFERDHLRGLFGMVLQDTWLFNGTIRDNIAYGKEGATDQEVIEAAQAAYADPFIRTLPDGYETILNEETSNLSQGQKQLLTIARAFLADPAFLILDEATSSVDTRTELYIQKAMEKLMKNRTSFVIAHRLSTIRDADLILVMNHGRVIEQGTHNELLIQDGFYADLYNSQFLGKSSESV is encoded by the coding sequence ATGAGTCAAGAACGATCGGGAAATAGAGCCGGCGGACCTCCTCGGAATTTTGGGAGGCCCGGCCATGGCCCTGGCCGTTTCGGCATGCCTGTTCAGAAACCAAAAGATTTTATGGGCACATTAAAGCGTCTTTTAAGGTATTTGCGGCCCCATTCCTTTCAATTGGCTCTTGTTGTTCTCATGGCGGTTTTGAGCACGGCTTTTAGCATTTTCAGCCCTAGAGTCATGGGCTATGCCACAACAAAGCTATTTGAGGGGGTCATGGCGAAGCTAAAAGGCGTTCCGGGAGCGCATATAGATTATCACTACATTTTTAGAATATTAACCATCCTGGTGATTCTATATGTAGTAAGTGCCATTTTTAGCTATTTCCAGCAATATTTGATGGCAGGCGTTGCCCAAAAAACGGTTTTTGATCTGAGGAAGGAAGTCGATCAGAAGCTGTTTCGATTGCCGCTAAGATTTTTTGATCAGCGTTCAACAGGAGACTTGCTCAGCCGAGTCACCAATGATGTTGACAATATCAGCTCAACCTTGCAGCAAAGCTTGACTCAATTAATTACGGCGATCGTGACTTTAATAGGAATTCTCGTCATGATGCTTTCGATAAATGGCTGGTTAACACTGTTCACATTTCTTACCTTACCGCTTAGTTTAATCGCAACGAAGCAATTTGCTACTCGCTCACAGAATTACTTCAAGGGTCAGCAAAAGGCGCTGGGGAAATTAAATGGGCATGTCGAGGAAATGGTGACAGGGCATACGATTGTAAAAGCGTTTGGGCGGGAGAAAGCTTCCATTAAGCAATTTAATGATATAAACAATGAACTTTACGAATCAGGTTGGCGAGCCCAATTCGTTTCAGGAATGATCATGCCGATCATGATGTTCATTGGGAACATTGGCTATGTCATCATCGCAGTTGTCGGGGGAATCTTTGTTACAAAAAGAATGATTACAATAGGGGATGTGCAAGCCTTTCTGCAATATTCCCGTCAGTTTAACCAGCCGATTACTCAAGTCGCTAATATATCCAATGTCATCCAATCGACCATTGCATCGGCGGAACGCGTCTTTGAATTACTGGATGAAACCGAGCAGTCACCTGAGCCGATAGATGCACCGAAATTAAAAGCACCAAAAGGAAATATAAGTTTTAAAAACGTTTCCTTCAGCTATAAACAAGAGTCACCTCTAATTGAGGATCTCAATATAAATGTGAAGTCAGGGCAAAAGGTGGCGATCGTCGGACCAACTGGGGCGGGAAAGACGACTCTTGTCAATTTGTTAATGCGTTTCTATGAGGTGGATAAAGGGACGATCACGATTGATGATGTCCCGATCACAGCTTTTGAAAGAGATCACCTTCGCGGGTTATTCGGGATGGTTCTGCAGGACACCTGGTTATTTAACGGCACCATTCGAGATAATATAGCTTATGGAAAAGAAGGGGCGACCGATCAAGAGGTCATTGAAGCGGCTCAAGCGGCTTATGCGGATCCTTTTATTCGAACGCTTCCCGATGGCTATGAAACGATTCTTAATGAGGAAACTTCTAATCTTTCACAAGGGCAGAAGCAATTATTAACTATCGCACGGGCCTTTTTGGCGGATCCTGCTTTTCTGATTCTAGATGAAGCCACAAGCAGTGTCGATACCCGGACCGAACTCTATATTCAAAAAGCGATGGAGAAGTTAATGAAGAACCGAACAAGCTTTGTGATTGCTCATAGGTTATCAACGATTCGTGATGCGGACCTTATACTGGTCATGAACCATGGCCGCGTTATTGAGCAAGGTACCCATAATGAACTGCTGATTCAGGATGGCTTTTATGCCGATCTTTATAACAGTCAATTTCTTGGAAAATCGAGTGAGTCCGTTTGA
- a CDS encoding nitroreductase has translation MDVLEAIHTRQSIGKVKSDPVDQSLIEQILELATRAPNHRHTEPWRFYVMTGAGREVLGNAYTDIALEKVANLTEKDRALIAEKQKEKAERAPVVIAVAAAYSSDDEIQQKEERAATHAAIENMLLAAHGLGLGAIWRTGEPAYHPRMREAFHLEDYEDLVGFVYIGYPDSQKDRQPRKPFSEVTKWLK, from the coding sequence ATGGACGTATTAGAGGCAATCCATACAAGGCAAAGCATTGGCAAGGTTAAATCGGACCCTGTTGATCAAAGTTTGATTGAGCAGATACTGGAACTAGCAACAAGAGCCCCAAATCATCGCCATACTGAACCATGGCGCTTTTATGTGATGACAGGTGCAGGTCGAGAGGTTCTGGGGAACGCTTATACGGATATTGCTCTAGAAAAAGTTGCAAATCTCACCGAAAAGGATAGAGCCTTGATTGCAGAAAAACAAAAAGAAAAAGCAGAGCGGGCACCGGTTGTGATTGCTGTTGCCGCTGCTTACTCAAGCGATGATGAGATTCAGCAGAAAGAAGAACGAGCAGCCACGCACGCGGCGATCGAGAATATGCTCCTTGCAGCACACGGGCTAGGACTTGGTGCCATTTGGCGAACAGGCGAACCCGCTTATCATCCCCGTATGCGAGAGGCATTTCATCTAGAGGACTATGAGGACTTGGTTGGATTTGTCTACATTGGTTACCCTGATAGCCAAAAAGACAGGCAGCCTCGAAAACCTTTTTCTGAAGTGACAAAATGGTTGAAGTAA
- a CDS encoding response regulator transcription factor: MRLLVVEDNEALLKSIVQLLETEYDVDTATRGDDALYQAEQGIYDVIILDVMLPEMDGFEILKELRKKQVQTPVLFLTARDSLEDRVKGLTLGGDDYLVKPFQNQELKARILAILRRSAKISMDQTIDYKGISIDITKKQVTVDGDVVPFTIKQFELLEYLLQHKEQILTREQIYDRVWGFDSDTTIGIVEVYVHQIRKKLQSYGYDKDVRTIRGIGYMISDQ; the protein is encoded by the coding sequence ATGAGACTATTGGTGGTAGAAGATAATGAAGCCTTACTTAAATCCATTGTCCAATTGCTTGAAACAGAATATGATGTCGATACGGCTACTCGTGGGGATGATGCCCTTTATCAGGCGGAGCAAGGGATCTATGATGTCATTATCCTAGACGTTATGCTGCCGGAAATGGATGGGTTTGAAATTCTGAAGGAACTGAGAAAAAAGCAAGTTCAAACACCGGTTTTATTTTTAACAGCAAGAGACTCCTTAGAAGATCGCGTGAAAGGTCTCACTCTTGGGGGAGATGATTATCTCGTCAAGCCGTTCCAAAATCAGGAGTTAAAGGCACGGATTTTGGCCATCCTTCGCCGAAGCGCTAAAATTTCAATGGATCAAACCATTGATTATAAAGGGATCAGTATTGATATTACCAAAAAGCAGGTAACGGTGGATGGGGATGTCGTCCCTTTTACTATTAAGCAGTTTGAACTGCTTGAATACTTGCTTCAGCACAAAGAACAAATTTTAACCCGTGAACAAATCTATGATCGGGTATGGGGCTTCGACTCGGATACCACAATAGGTATTGTGGAAGTCTATGTCCACCAAATTCGAAAAAAACTCCAGAGCTATGGTTATGACAAGGATGTGCGGACCATCCGAGGTATCGGCTATATGATCTCTGACCAGTAA